A genomic region of Trifolium pratense cultivar HEN17-A07 linkage group LG3, ARS_RC_1.1, whole genome shotgun sequence contains the following coding sequences:
- the LOC123913386 gene encoding uncharacterized protein LOC123913386 isoform X2, whose product MGIIWVEFGLVSAHGLQHSTSLWNRQWYAVGWIDHNSKYCTKVDDSGNPNPVWRTNFAVPIDDSTPNIQDLELNVEVYSVDPIFFKEKLHGSTTVNLKKFLVKQVKNAEVSMQKQEGVRSYQLRKKKSSKPRGFIDILICISDDEKKPNSHTGSKEGTMLLDYDDGTQWTAEEGLRQAYPQKQSRASIHQSEHDEHTNVPDSYSVPFATAVYSDQFVGEPSYHAAAGPSYQPHRTITPPRQSQPSNVGYIPTFLPRNDGLPPSFTDISPSRDELGQRMPPGPDVVLEISAEALAAGAVIFGDDFLSGFDVLQS is encoded by the exons ATGGGGATTATATGGGTCGAGTTCGGTTTGGTATCTGCTCATGGACTGCAGCATTCAACTTCACTTTGGAATCGTCAATGGTATGCTGTTGGTTGGATTGATCATAACAGCAAATATTGCACCAAAGTTGATGATTCCGGGAATCCAAATcctgtttggagaaccaattttgcTGTTCCTATTGACGACTCAACGCCAAACATCCAAGACTTGGAGCTGAACGTGGAAGTTTACAGTGTAGACCCCATTTTCTTCAAGGAAAAGCTTCATGGCTCAACAACGGTTAATCTGAAAAAGTTTCTTGTCAAGCAAGTAAAGAATGCAGAGGTTTCAATGCAGAAACAAGAGGGGGTTCGAAGCTACCAATTACGAAAGAAGAAATCCAGTAAACCAAGAGGttttattgatattttgatttgtatttCTGATGATGAGAAAAAACCAAATTCTCACACAG GTAGCAAGGAAGGAACAATGCTCTTAGATTATGACGATGGTACCCAGTGGACAGCAGAGGAAGGATTAAGGCAAGCATACCCACAGAAGCAGTCTCGGGCTTCAATCCATCAGTCAGAACATGATGAACACACAAACGTGCCAGATTCCTATTCAGTGCCATTTGCCACTGCAGTATATTCTGATCAATTTGTGGGGGAACCAAGCTACCATGCAGCAGCTGGACCAAGCTATCAACCACATAGAACTATAACTCCTCCTCGACAATCCCAACCCTCTAATGTTGGTTATATTCCCACTTTTCTCCCAAGAAATGATGGCTTGCCTCCAAGCTTCACAGACATATCACCATCCAGAGACGAACTTGGTCAAAGGATGCCTCCAGGTCCAGATGTTGTATTGGAAATAAGTGCTGAGGCATTAGCAGCTGGTGCCGTAATTTTTGGTGATGACTTCTTGTCAGGATTTGATGTCCTGCAGTCCTAG
- the LOC123913387 gene encoding uncharacterized protein LOC123913387, translating to MVATVVAAAASSAYTNIHLTEISASKSMELRWVRTRITKTSQQLNNSKQKLLSTPLLPVYISTNPRHVDPQNIRDLCSTCNHSFNRFPNLKNSETSEPVDINKLRIALSHSDVLVSVFCKPHHVDGLAESSSSSIVDFFTPVSPSRDLLVGFGRAVSDCGLTASIYDVMVIPSLRRMGIGKIIVKKIVRMLTTRDIYDIAALCSEDERLFFKACGFGGDILDATTMMYTRTASPTIQEGEQTVICAGRKLLLVPPLIERSYKPSRTII from the exons ATGGTGGCAACTGTAGTTGCAGCAGCAGCATCATCAGCATACACTAACATACACCTCACAGAAATTTCCGCTTCAAAATCAATGGAATTGAGATGGGTAAGAACAAGAATCACCAAAACCTCACAACAACTTAACAACAGCAAACAAAAATTGCTATCCACACCCCTTCTCCCAGTTTACATTTCCACTAACCCACGCCACGTCGATCCTCAAAATATCCGAGACCTCTGTTCCACTTGCAACCACTCTTTCAACAGATTCCCCAACCTCAAAAACTCCGAAACCTCTGAACCTGTTGATATCAACAAGCTTCGCATTGCTCTTTCTCATAGTGATGTTCTTGTTTCTGTCTTCTGTAAACCTCATCATGTTGATGGTTTAGctgaatcttcatcttcttctattGTGGATTTCTTCACGCCGGTTTCACCTTCACGTGATTTGTTGGTTGGGTTTGGTCGTGCTGTTTCGGATTGTGGTCTCACTGCTTCTATTTATGATGTCATG GTTATTCCATCCTTGCGGAGAATGGGAATTGGAaaaattattgttaaaaaaattgtgag AATGCTTACAACCAGAGACATCTATGACATAGCAGCCCTTTGCTCAGAGGATGAGAG GTTGTTTTTTAAGGCTTGTGGATTTGGTGGTGACATTTTGGACGCTACTACCATGATGTACACAAGAACCGCTTCGCCAACAATCCAGGAAGGCGAGCAAACCGTCATATGCGCAGGCCGAAAGCTATTATTGGTTCCACCTCTGATTGAGAGATCCTACAAACCATCAAGGACAATAATATAG
- the LOC123913385 gene encoding cytochrome P450 714A1-like — translation MEGVFFFAMKLASSLAIVGIFSWILYIYGNLWYKSQMVRRKLQIQGIRGPPPSSFLHGNLPDMQKIKAQVSISKDSDQFLAYDYSAALFPYFQHWRKQYGLVYTYSTGMKQHLYVNEPDLVREMNQCITLNLGKPSYITNKLSPMLGNGILRANGNSWAQQRKLVAAEFFMDKVKVMVGLMIESAQPLLLKWEQLIEDQGGVTAEVKVDADLRGFSADVISRVCFGHSYSKGKEVFLKLRSIQKIMSNHGFLFDKSGFLDKLKFRTKKQNEISNLEKEIESLIWELVEERKRESSSEKDLMQLLLEAAMSDQSLGKDFSKQFIVDNCKNIYFAGHETTAVAASWCLMLLALYPEWQTRIRTEVAQHCPNGIPDADSLPLLKTVTMVIQEVLRLYPPAAFVSREAYEDVQIGNLNVPKGVCLWTLIPTLHRDPEIWGPDSNEFKPERFSEGVSKAIKFPQAYVPFGIGSRLCVGKNFAMVELKVVLALIVSKFSFSLSPSYKHSPAYNMIVEPGHGVYILIQKN, via the exons atGGAAGGGGTGTTTTTCTTTGCTATGAAACTTGCTTCTTCACTTGCTATTGTTGGTATTTTCAGTTGGATACTTTATATTTATGGCAATTTGTGGTATAAATCTCAAATGGTAAGAAGGAAACTACAAATACAAGGTATTAGAGGACCTCCACCTTCTTCTTTTCTACATGGGAATTTACCTGATATGCAGAAAATTAAAGCACAAGTTAGCATCTCCAAAGATAGTGATCAGTTTCTAGCATATGATTATTCTGCAGCTCTGTTTCCATATTTTCAACACTGGAGGAAACAATACG GTCTAGTGTACACTTACTCCACAGGGATGAAGCAACATTTATATGTGAATGAACCAGATCTAGTGAGAGAAATGAACCAATGTATCACTTTGAATTTAGGTAAGCCTTCTTACATAACTAACAAACTGTCCCCAATGCTTGGAAATGGCATTTTGAGAGCCAATGGCAACAGTTGGGCACAACAGAGAAAACTTGTTGCAGCTGAGTTCTTCATGGACAAAGTTAAG GTTATGGTGGGGCTTATGATAGAGTCAGCACAGCCATTACTATTAAAATGGGAGCAACTTATTGAGGACCAAGGAGGGGTCACAGCTGAAGTTAAAGTTGATGCTGATTTGAGAGGCTTTTCAGCTGATGTTATTTCAAGAGTTTGTTTTGGACATTCTTATTCTAAGGGAAAAGAAGTTTTCTTAAAGCTTAGAAGCATCCAAAAAATCATGTCCAACCATGgcttcctttttgacaagagtGGTTTCCT AGACAAATTGAAATTTCGGACGAAGAAGCAAAATGAGATAAGCAATTTGGAGAAAGAGATAGAGTCACTGATATGGGAGTTAGTGGAGGAACGTAAGCGAGAATCTTCGTCAGAAAAGGATTTGATGCAGTTACTTCTTGAAGCAGCAATGAGTGATCAAAGTTTAGGGAAGGACTTTTCCAAGCAATTCATTGTCGATAACTGCAAAAACATATACTTTGCTGGTCATGAAACAACTGCTGTTGCAGCTTCTTGGTGTTTGATGCTTCTTGCTTTATACCCCGAATGGCAAACTCGTATAAGGACAGAGGTTGCTCAACATTGCCCTAATGGCATACCGGATGCAGATTCTCTCCCTCTTTTGAAAACG GTGACTATGGTGATTCAAGAAGTGCTAAGGCTATACCCACCAGCCGCCTTTGTATCAAGGGAAGCATATGAAGATGTCCAAATTGGAAACCTAAATGTTCCAAAAGGTGTTTGTTTATGGACTCTGATCCCAACTTTACATAGAGATCCTGAGATTTGGGGACCTGATTCAAATGAGTTTAAACCAGAAAGATTCAGTGAGGGTGTCTCTAAGGCTATCAAGTTTCCACAAGCGTATGTGCCATTTGGAATAGGGAGTCGGTTATGCGTAGGGAAGAACTTCGCTATGGTTGAACTAAAGGTTGTGCTAGCACTTATTGTGTCCAAGTTCAGCTTCTCTTTGTCTCCTAGTTATAAGCATTCTCCTGCATACAATATGATTGTAGAGCCAGGACATGGTGTATATATTCTCATTCAGAAGAATTGA
- the LOC123913384 gene encoding uncharacterized protein LOC123913384 produces the protein MESSGRRITVSPRPCCGRRIVAKKKTGRGKTVDGFVNSVKKLQRREISSKRDRAFSMTDAQERFRNIRLQEEYDTHDPKGPSSVVLPFLRKRSKIIEIVAAQDIVFALAQSGVCAAFSRETNQRICFLNVSPDEVIRSLFYNKNNDSLITVSVYASDSYSSLKCRSTRIEYIRRGKPDAGFALFESESLKWPGFVEFDDVNGKVLTYSAQDSIYKVFDLKNYTMLYSISDKNVQEIKISPGIMLLIFAKQTSHVPLKILSIEDGTVLKSFNHLLYRNKKVDFIEQFNEKLLVKQENENLQILDVRTFELTEVSRSEFMTPSAFIFLYENQLFLTFRNRTVAVWNFRGELVTSFEDHLLWHPDCNTNNIYITSDQDLIISYCKADSDDSLTEGNAGSINVSNILSGKCLAKIRASNSSPMDDKCSCCDSSSGGSCNSRKRKHVSKMRSTVAEALEDITALFYDEDRNEIYTGNRHGLVHVWSN, from the exons ATGGAAAGTAGTGGGAGAAGAATCACGGTGAGTCCTAGACCTTGTTGCGGTCGTAGAATCGTTGCGAAGAAGAAAACTGGTCGTGGTAAAACGGTCGATGGATTTGTTAATAGCGTTAAGAAGCTTCAGAGACGTGAAATTAGCTCTAAGCGTGATCGTGCTTTTAGTATGACTGATGCGCAAGAGAGATTTCGCAATATTCGTTTGCAg GAAGAATACGATACGCATGATCCAAAAGGTCCTTCGTCTGTGGTATTACCATTTCTGAGAAAAAGATCAAAGATTATTGAGATCGTGGCAGCACAAGACATTGTTTTTGCTCTTGCACAATCTGGTGTTTGTGCAGCATTTAGCCGAG AAACCAATCAAAGGATATGCTTTTTGAATGTCAGTCCCGATGAAGTTATAAGGAGtctattttataacaaaaataatgactCGCTTATCACAGTTTCTGTCTATGCATCAGACAGTTACAGTTCCTTGAAATGCAGAAGCACAAGGATTGA ATACATTAGGAGGGGTAAACCGGATGCTGGCTTTGCTCTTTTTGAATCTGAGTCTCTGAAGTGGCCAGGTTTCGTAGAGTTTGATGATGTAAATGGGAAGGTTCTCACATACTCTGCTCAGGATAG CATATACAAGGTATTTGATCTGAAAAACTATACGATGTTGTACTCCATTTCTGATAAAAATGTCCAGGAGATTAAGATCAG TCCGGGGATCATGTTGTTGATTTTTGCCAAACAAACTAGCCATGTCCCACTTAAAATCCTTTCAATAGAAGATGGCACTGTTTTGAAATCGTTCAACCATCTCCTTTATCGGAATAAGAAGGTGGATTTTATCGAACAGTTCAACGAAAAGCTACTTGTCAAGCAAGAAAATGAAAACCTTCAAATCCTTGAT GTGCGGACTTTTGAGCTAACAGAAGTTAGCAGAAGTGAATTTATGACACCTTCTGCATTTATCTTTCTTTACGAGAACCAATTATTCCTGACATTTCGAAATCGGACTGTGGCTGTGTGGAACTTCCGTGGAGAGCTTGTAACTTCTTTTGAGGACCACCTATTGTGGCATCCTGACTGCAATAcaaacaacatatatataaCCAGTGACCAGGATCTTATCATATCCTACTGCAAAGCTGATTCTGATGATTCACTAACCGAAGGAAATG CGGGTTCCATCAATGTCAGCAACATTTTATCTGGTAAGTGTCTTGCCAAAATAAGAGCAAGCAATAGTTCTCCAATGGATGACAAGTGCAGTTGCTGTGACAGTTCTTCAGGCGGAAGTTGTAATTCAAGAAAGCGAAAGCATGTCTCCAAAATGAGAAGCACAGTTGCCGAAGCCTTGGAAGACATTACTGCTCTCTTCTACGATGAAGATCGCAATGAAATCTATACGGGCAATAGACACGGTCTAGTTCATGTCTGGTCTAACTGA
- the LOC123913342 gene encoding nucleolar protein dao-5-like, with the protein MEDAIDAAASLDYASIQIFPNQNRYEAYVCNGNQSEKVAAGNLEHLLPHLPEINDLNAKGFHANFDLKLPKHLHGAEWFSKPTVKRFLHIVSSPDSINVIKTIMDEMAQLEDTKKFHVSLYGKPEVSTVSSDASKNELLRAMDLRLTALRNKLAETFNKAADAKCSPKDMTYLVKFSQHFGATDLEHSLYKFIELNRGSLDAGPLNNETTMLTCDVTHVLDNDASRAFKDLQISKPLTSDAPVKYGVSPAKAAQIERQSSTGSEESSDSSDEDQPSAERSRSLVRSVTPRRSASPMRRVQIGKAGPRRAAALTIKSLNFFPARSYRDGAENGCEGEGSEQRYKKTEIDVRRITVQDAISLFESKQRDQSEDIQKRKSSTDVSLSTNKSVLRRWSSGMGETSVQGLADPVPDDPVPVTSNDAIHDENPKNSEVEIVSDFISESQNNDEIPDCNVKPERQENIDSYTVDNKEETGPKAREETIKKLAASAEWNQRKQAEFNQILKKMIESKPVIHGKSQPSKKQNISSEQRGQSYDHYKEKRDAKLRAEKVGKRVEKAQIHGMQQLVDKKAEMSKNVSASKKNSTRLPQKPLGNSPQPASSPKETPKPTVAKKASARSSLPATRKSWSATPSPKTVGTSPAKGRGGTSSASSTPTHRKPVSTASVPQPSPQKEKSQQRSRNEKEIQTRNAINLKSTNEKRQTGVPNKSNAIKSKVTPNSGETVPSKTTLGNKGTKKSSVVPLESKPFLRKGSRMGNGTSDPNKKKTPPKLDKSHRDAEDRIEDQESELVVNASDSASRHSDGETMTPNHHNTATESGPQNQIDNHLLCGETENLDRDSGAVDVLTYIEESSLNVRNEEESTISPSAWVETEEDLELPKPCEDSTFQFKPASLANAAPAGSTSPRVRHSLSQMLQEEISEPDICEWGNAENPPTMLYQKDAPKGFKRLLKFARKSKGDTGSTGYSSPSVFSEGEDDAEELKNSNKRNADNLLRKAALNAKSYGQPKSSVHEGYDYLARDDGKGSHKMQGGRDSGAGTATRGSRSFFSLSAFRGTKP; encoded by the exons ATGGAGGATGCAATTGATGCTGCTGCATCTTTGGATTATGCTTCAATTCAGATTTTTCCTAATCAAAACAG GTATGAGGCATATGTCTGCAACGGGAATCAATCTGAGAAAGTGGCAGCTGGCAATTTGGAACATCTACTGCCACATTTACCTGAAATAAATGATTTGAATGCTAAAGGATTTCATGCAAACTTTGATCTTAAATTACCAAAACATCTGCATGGTGCTGAATGGTTTTCAAAACCAACTGTAAAAAG GTTCCTGCATATTGTTAGTTCACCAGATTCAATAAATGTCATCAAGACTATCATGGATGAGATGGCTCAATTggaggatacaaaaaaattcCATGTTTCTTTATACGGGAAG CCTGAAGTTAGCACCGTGTCATCTGATGCTTCAAA GAATGAATTGTTACGAGCAATGGATCTAAGACTCACAGCGTTGAGAAACAAGTTAGCTGAAACATTTAACAAGGCTGCAGATGCTAAATGCTCCCCTAAAGATATGACTTATTTAGTGAAATTCTCCCAACATTTTGGTGCCACTGATTTAGA GCATTCTTTATACAAGTTTATAGAACTGAACCGAGGGAGCCTGGATGCTGGTCCCCTGAACAACGAAACTACCATGCTTACATGTGATGTAACTCATGTGTTGGACAATGATGCAAGCAGGGCATTTAAAGACCTGCAGATATCCAAACCTTTAACTTCAGATGCACCAGTTAAGTACGGTGTTTCACCAGCTAAAGCTGCTCAAATTGAGAGACAAAGTTCAACAGGAAGCGAGGAATCTTCAGACTCAAGTGACGAGGACCAACCATCTGCCGAGAGAAGTCGTTCCCTAGTAAGATCTGTAACACCCAGAAGGTCAGCATCCCCGATGCGAAGGGTACAAATAGGAAAAGCTGGGCCCCGCAGAGCTGCTGCATTAACTATTAAGAGTCTCAATTTTTTTCCTGCTAGATCTTATAGAGATGGTGCTGAAAATGGTTGTGAAGGGGAAGGATCAGAACAACGTTATAAGAAGACAGAAATTGATGTAAGGAGGATAACTGTGCAAGATGCCATCAGTCTTTTTGAAAGCAAACAGCGGGATCAATCTGAAGATATTCAAAAGAGGAAATCATCAACAGATGTGTCTCTTAGTACAAATAAATCTGTCTTGAGAAGATGGAGTTCAGGTATGGGGGAAACCTCTGTTCAAGGCCTGGCAGATCCTGTTCCTGATGATCCTGTTCCAGTGACTTCAAACGATGCAATACATGATGAGAATCCTAAGAATTCTGAAGTAGAAATTGTGTCTGATTTTATTTCTGAAAGTCAGAATAACGATGAGATCCCTGACTGCAATGTAAAACCAGAAAGACAGGAAAACATAGATTCTTATACTGTAGATAATAAAGAAGAAACTGGTCCAAAAGCAAGAGAGGAAACTATCAAAAAGTTAGCAGCGTCAGCAGAATGGAATCAACGAAAGCAAGCAGAGTTCAACCagattcttaaaaaaatgattgaaaGTAAGCCTGTTATACATGGAAAGTCCCAGCCGAGTAAAAAACAGAATATTTCATCTGAGCAGAGAGGGCAGTCTTATGATCATTATAAGGAGAAAAGGGATGCGAAACTCCGAGCAGAGAAGGTTGGAAAGCGAGTAGAAAAAGCACAAATTCACGGAATGCAACAATTAGTTGATAAGAAGGCTGAAATGTCCAAAAATGTGAGtgcaagtaaaaaaaattctacaagGTTACCTCAAAAACCTCTTGGAAATTCACCTCAGCCTGCAAGTTCCCCAAAGGAAACCCCTAAACCCACAGTTGCAAAAAAAGCATCAGCTAGATCATCATTGCCTGCTACTCGTAAGTCTTGGTCAGCAACACCTTCACCCAAGACTGTTGGGACATCCCCTGCCAAAGGTCGTGGTGGGACTTCATCTGCTAGCAGCACCCCAACGCATCGGAAGCCAGTGTCAACAGCATCTGTTCCCCAACCAAGCCCACAAAAGGAAAAATCTCAGCAGCGAAGCAGAAATGAGAAAGAAATTCAGACCCGTAATGCCATAAACCTCAAAAGCACGAATGAGAAGCGGCAGACAGGTGTCCCAAACAAGAGCAATGCAATCAAATCAAAAGTGACACCAAATTCTGGAGAAACTGTTCCTTCAAAGACCACCTTAGGAAACAAGGGGACCAAGAAAAGCAGTGTAGTTCCATTGGAATCCAAACCATTTCTACGCAAGGGTTCCCGAATGGGGAATGGTACCAGTGATCCTAACAAGAAAAAAACTCCTCCTAAGTTGGACAAATCTCACAGAGATGCTGAAGATCGTATAGAAGATCAAGAAAGTGAGTTGGTTGTCAATGCTTCTGACTCGGCCAGTCGGCATTCAGACGGGGAGACTATGACACCTAATCATCATAATACTGCTACAGAATCAGGCCCTCAGAATCAGATAGATAACCATTTGCTTTGTGGTGAGACAGAAAATTTAGACCGGGATTCTGGTGCTGTAGATGTCTTGACATATATAGAAGAATCTTCTTTGAACGTAAGGAATGAAGAAGAATCAACCATATCACCTTCAGCCTGGGTAGAGACAGAAGAGGATCTTGAGCTACCAAAGCCATGCGAGGATAGCACTTTTCAGTTTAAACCCGCATCTCTGGCCAATGCTGCACCAGCAGGATCAACTAGTCCACGTGTTCGCCATTCTCTATCACAGATGCTTCAAGAAGAAATTAGCGAACCTGACATTTGTGAGTGGGGAAATGCTGAGAATCCTCCTACCATGCTATACCAAAAAGACGCACCCAAAGGTTTTAAAAGACTCCTGAAATTTGCTCGGAAGAGCAAAGGCGATACAGGTTCTACAGGTTATTCTAGTCCTTCTGTTTTTTCTGAAGGAGAAGATGATGCCGAGGAGCTTAAAAATTCTAATAAAAGGAATGCCGACAATCTACTGAGAAAGGCTGCACTCAACGCGAAAAGCTATGGACAACCAAAAAGTTCAGTACATGAAGGATATGACTATTTAG CAAGAGATGATGGCAAGGGTTCCCACAAGATGCAAGGCGGCCGTGATTCAGGTGCTGGTACAGCCACAAGAG GATCAAGGTCGTTCTTTTCTCTTTCAGCTTTTAGGGGGACCAAGCCCTGA
- the LOC123913386 gene encoding uncharacterized protein LOC123913386 isoform X1 has protein sequence MGIIWVEFGLVSAHGLQHSTSLWNRQWYAVGWIDHNSKYCTKVDDSGNPNPVWRTNFAVPIDDSTPNIQDLELNVEVYSVDPIFFKEKLHGSTTVNLKKFLVKQVKNAEVSMQKQEGVRSYQLRKKKSSKPRGFIDILICISDDEKKPNSHTVGSKEGTMLLDYDDGTQWTAEEGLRQAYPQKQSRASIHQSEHDEHTNVPDSYSVPFATAVYSDQFVGEPSYHAAAGPSYQPHRTITPPRQSQPSNVGYIPTFLPRNDGLPPSFTDISPSRDELGQRMPPGPDVVLEISAEALAAGAVIFGDDFLSGFDVLQS, from the exons ATGGGGATTATATGGGTCGAGTTCGGTTTGGTATCTGCTCATGGACTGCAGCATTCAACTTCACTTTGGAATCGTCAATGGTATGCTGTTGGTTGGATTGATCATAACAGCAAATATTGCACCAAAGTTGATGATTCCGGGAATCCAAATcctgtttggagaaccaattttgcTGTTCCTATTGACGACTCAACGCCAAACATCCAAGACTTGGAGCTGAACGTGGAAGTTTACAGTGTAGACCCCATTTTCTTCAAGGAAAAGCTTCATGGCTCAACAACGGTTAATCTGAAAAAGTTTCTTGTCAAGCAAGTAAAGAATGCAGAGGTTTCAATGCAGAAACAAGAGGGGGTTCGAAGCTACCAATTACGAAAGAAGAAATCCAGTAAACCAAGAGGttttattgatattttgatttgtatttCTGATGATGAGAAAAAACCAAATTCTCACACAG TAGGTAGCAAGGAAGGAACAATGCTCTTAGATTATGACGATGGTACCCAGTGGACAGCAGAGGAAGGATTAAGGCAAGCATACCCACAGAAGCAGTCTCGGGCTTCAATCCATCAGTCAGAACATGATGAACACACAAACGTGCCAGATTCCTATTCAGTGCCATTTGCCACTGCAGTATATTCTGATCAATTTGTGGGGGAACCAAGCTACCATGCAGCAGCTGGACCAAGCTATCAACCACATAGAACTATAACTCCTCCTCGACAATCCCAACCCTCTAATGTTGGTTATATTCCCACTTTTCTCCCAAGAAATGATGGCTTGCCTCCAAGCTTCACAGACATATCACCATCCAGAGACGAACTTGGTCAAAGGATGCCTCCAGGTCCAGATGTTGTATTGGAAATAAGTGCTGAGGCATTAGCAGCTGGTGCCGTAATTTTTGGTGATGACTTCTTGTCAGGATTTGATGTCCTGCAGTCCTAG
- the LOC123913388 gene encoding 2-hydroxy-6-oxononadienedioate/2-hydroxy-6-oxononatrienedioate hydrolase: MMKRIAVNCGQLGVTHSSPTSTHSCNKRPSRLMVFASSWLPYATYNNSNTFIASASSSSISGGSEQLLDVGSKKKRKEIAGIDQDELVDPKLLADPDSCFCEFKGVHIHHKIYEAESNSQNQINDVSQQFNKLCLPMILLHGFGASVFSWNKVMKPLAEATCSKVLAFDRPAFGLTSRVNLSFGTGDAKPLNSYSMAFSVLATLHFFDLLKAEKAILVGHSAGSLVAVNTYFEAPERVAALILIAPAIFAPLTTPKTVKENQSGQDNQMKEDNSSIRRNPIVELYNSLSKIIKNIVKTITEMMKPMINILNSLYRKLLSTILRSSPAIMLVRMAIDKFGTAAVRNSWYDPKQVSEYVLSGYTKPLRVKDWDRALVEFTAAMLLDEESNTKPAISKRLNEISCPVLIVTGDSDRLVPSWNAERLSRIIPGATLEVIKQCGHLPHEEKVEEFLSIIENFLRKLAGDSNKQHLQAVL, encoded by the exons ATGATGAAGAGAATCGCTGTGAATTGTGGCCAATTGGGTGTCACCCATTCTTCTCCTACCTCTACACATTCATGCAATAAACGTCCTTCCCGTTTAATGGTTTTTGCTTCTTCATGGCTTCCTTATGCTACCTATAACAACAGCAACACCTTCATTGcttctgcttcttcttcttccattaGTGGTGGTTCAG AGCAATTGTTGGATGTGGGAtcaaagaagaaaaggaaagaGATAGCTGGAATAGATCAAGATGAATTAGTGGATCCAAAGCTTTTAGCTGATCCAGATAGTTGTTTTTGTGAGTTCAAAGGAGTTCATATACACCACAAAATTTATGAGGCTGAATCCAATTCCCAAAACCAGATTAATGATGTTTCTCAACAATTTAACAAGCTGTGTTTGCCTATGATTCTGTTACATGGATTCGGAGCCTCTGTTTTCTCTTGGAATAAAGTTATGAAGCCTTTGGCTGAGGCTACTTGTTCAAAAGTTCTAGCTTTTGATAGGCCGGCATTTGGATTGACATCAAGGGTAAACTTATCTTTTGGAACAGGAGATGCAAAACCTCTAAATTCATACTCCATGGCGTTTTCGGTGCTTGCTACTTTGCACTTCTTTGATTTATTAAAAGCCGAGAAGGCAATTTTAGTCGG GCACTCAGCTGGTTCACTTGTAGCGGTGAATACATATTTCGAAGCTCCTGAACGGGTTGCTGCTCTAATCCTAATTGCCCCAGCAATTTTCGCTCCACTTACTACACCCAAAACTGTTAAAGAGAATCAATCAGGACAAGATAATCAAATGAAAGAAGACAACAGTTCTATCAGAAGAAATCCGATTGTTGAACTTTACAATTCTTTGTCCAAGATTATCAAGAACATTGTGAAGACAATAACAGAGATGATGAAGCCGATGATAAATATACTCAACTCTCTGTATAGGAAACTGTTATCAACTATCCTGCGTTCTTCCCCTGCGATAATGCTG GTAAGAATGGCAATTGATAAGTTTGGTACTGCTGCAGTTCGAAATTCATGGTATGATCCAAAGCAGGTCTCTGAATATGTCCTTAGTGGTTATACAAAG CCATTGAGGGTTAAGGATTGGGATAGGGCACTGGTGGAATTCACTGCTGCAATGCTTCTGGATGAGGAATCTAATACAAAGCCAGCAATTTCTAAAAGACTTAATGAAATATCTTGTCCTG TTCTGATTGTTACTGGTGATAGTGACCGACTAGTTCCTTCATGGAATGCTGAGAGACTTTCAAGAATCATACCAGGAGCAACGCTTGAAGTAATTAAGCAATGTGGCCATTTGCCACACGAAGAAAAAGTGGAGGAGTTTCTCTCAATTATTGAAAACTTTCTAAGGAAATTAGCAGGCGATTCAAACAAACAACATCTACAAGCCGTACTGTGA